A stretch of DNA from Natrinema amylolyticum:
TGTTTTGCCACCAGTCTTCGGTGTCGAGAATATTGTCTTCCTCGTCCTCGCCAACCGGACTGGCGTTGACGGTGATGAGCCGGTTGTTGTCGCTGAATGGGGTCCATTCTTGGTTCATCTCGAATAACTGCGGTTGGTTCTGGTCGTCATCGGCGTCGGGGATGAATCCAAGCTCTTCGTCGTACTCGCCGATATTTGCGTCGTGTGCGACATACAACGGGACAACCTCGTCGGTGTTGAGCCACCGAATCTGGTATGTGTTGTAGTCCGAGAACCAACTGTCCTGCACATCGCCGTAGTTCGGCGACCACTCGATAACCCCTGAGACGAACGTGAACCGGGCGTTCGGATGGAAGTTATCGACCTGAATGAGCGCTTTCCATGCGTCGTCAAGATCGCCGAAGACTCCGTCGTCTTCCTGCGCCGTCGCAGTTCCCGATGCACCGAGGGCAAGTGCGCCTGTCGCGAGCGCACCCTTCTTCATGAAGGATCGACGCGAATCGTCCGAATTACTGAGGACTAGATCCCTCTGTTTCTCTGGCATAACAGGATCCCTCCATCAAACGGGCATCCTCGTAAAGTGGTAAGATCTATGCTTGCTCCATGCTACACTTTCACTCTATATTGAACATGCGTTTCGCGAGCAGTTCTAGATTAAGAAATCGTGCTGCGGTCTCATGCTAATCTGATATACTAGTACGTGACATCATGCATACTCTGTCAGTCTGTGAACAGTCACAAGTCCAGTGCTAGCAGCCAGATCGGGGGATATAGTTAAGCCCGAGCGTCTGGAACGGTCTGTTGACAGGTGATCTGATAGATGTCCCTGGCCACCGATCCCCGTCCACCACTTCCCGACTGGGTGCTGGACGCATACACTATCCTCTGCGATCACATCACCGGGCAGGACCACGGTGAAAGTCAGCGCCACGTCCTGGCGATCCCTCGTGACGACGCGATCAAAGTGCTGCGATCCACTGACGAGATCAGGCTTGAACCGGGGGATGCTGACCATGCACTGACGCGCCTGATCGACCATGGCTACCTCTACGAGGTCGACAGCGAACTCCGCGTCACCGAGCCACCTGAAGACATCTGAGTCTAAACGCCGCCCAGTATTATTAAAACGAATATCGCAGGACGGCGAGTAGACAGATCAGCGAAACGCTTTTCGGCATTACTGCTGAAACAGGCACGAGTGATTCACTATGGGGGGCTGGGAGCTACTGAAACGAGCGGTTTCGACAGATAAGGAACCGAGACGCCCAGATGAACCCGAATACGCGGACGTGATCTATGAGTGCCGGCACTGTGGAACGACTGTGGATCAGCGAACACAGCACTGTCCGGCATGCGGTGGATCAGAGATCGCAACGTACGCGATCAAGTAACCAAAAACACCGGAAACAGCATAATTTCCCGAGATAAAGCTGCTCTCCTACCGGAACATCCCTCGGACAGGTTCTTCCTGTTGGCCCTGCGCCTGCTGTAATTGCTGTGCGACCTGCTGTTTCTGGCGCTGAATCTCCTCCGCTTTCTCCTGGAGTTCACTGGTGTCGATATCGAACTCGACAAGCGGTTCAAGCGCGTTCTCGATCACGGACCGGGCCGCGGCCGGATCCGGGAGCCGTGGGTCCGCCCGGACGAGCAGCAGCGCTGCCGGAACATCCGCCTGATAGCACGCATTGATGAGCGCGCCGGTCACACCACTCACAGCGCCGTCCTCCTCTGCGAGTGCGATATCCGCCTCTTCGAGTTCCGTCTTCAGGTCATTGGTTGTTGCCACGCCGACGACGTTACCCTGCTGGTCCTCTGACTGGGCCGGTGCACCAGCAAGGAAGATCGCCTGGCTGAAGTCCTCGTCCAGTTCCTCTAGTACGCACTGGCTGAGATCGGAGAACGCGTCTTCCGGTATCGGGACATCACTCTGCAGCGTCATGATATCAGGATCCGAACCACCGTAGACGCGTACCGAGTCCTGGACCAGACCGTCCGTGAACGAAGCAACGGGTGGCAAGGTATCGGACCGGATTGCACCATACTGATCAAGGCCCAGCTGGTCGGTGATCTGATCGACGGCGATCGAAGCCACCAGTCCGTGGCCCGGTAATCCCTCGATCAGTGTCGGTGCCACCGCATCAAAGTCGGCCGACCGGTAAAATGTCCCATCAGGAGTCTCTGGGGTCATGCCCGATGACCTACACCGACCAGTCAGATATGCATACGGGGGAACCGGTAGGTGCGTGTCGGTCACTCAGTCTCCTGTATAGCACTATGCTCCCTGATTCTCCGGTGTAAAGTATTCTTCCTGCGTCTTACTCTCCTCGGATTCGATCGGCTAGAATACCTCGAAGACGGCACGGACCGTACACCGTCATCAATCAGAATACCTGTAACGCCAGAAGTGTCAGAACCTCGCTTATAAGTGGCCGCAACTGGACATCGACCGCTTTCACTATCATACACCGCAATAACGCTATTTAATAGGGATTGAACATCCAATTACCCTGAATATAGTACCAAGTGATCGGTACCTGTCCTATCCGTCCTCACCCTCTTACTCGGGATCTGCCTACGGACAATCTAGCCAATTGATCATTTAAACAGGACTGGTAGCAACGATGAGGATCCTGGCTACCTACGCGTCAGTGTATCCAGCCAGTTCCAGGTAGGGCGCTACAACACTCCGCTTAACCGCTAATTCCACGATTTCGCTTTCAGCATCGTAAGAGATCAGCTCTGCTTCCTGCAGGTGTGGGAGGTGACAGTGCGCGAGATCGGTGAGCACCCGCTCATACCACTCATACGATGGCTGTTCCTCTTTGATCGCGATGTACTCAGCGAGGTCGCCGAGTGCGATTGCGGCTGGTTTCTGCGCCAGATATGCCAGTGTCTGTTGTCGGCGTTCGTGCGAAAAGGCTGTGAACAGCTGGGTCGGGGTGATCTCACGACGGTCGTCCTTCGGCTGATTCGTGTCTCGAGTTGTTGGCATCATAGGTCGGCTGGGTGTACTATACTTATGCGACGTCCAGACCGGTTAGCTCTCGTGAAGCGCCTTCAGCAAAGTACGTCTACCTCGGAGCATGTTAAGGCTACACATAAACCTTTTTATCCCGGAAAGGTGCTAGAAAACTAACATTCAGCGTTTTCGGCGGGTTGGACTGTTATCGAGACCAGTAATGCCTCCCGAGTTACTCCTGTTCCTCGAGGAACGTTGGTTCGTACGTTCGTTCCTCTAGGGGGCGTTTCTCGATGGTCACCCACCAGTTCGGGGCATCAGAAACGGGAGATGCGATATTCCATGTGTCTTCAATGTCTGCGCCACGACCGAATGCAGTAAGGATCAAGTCCTGGAGGTCGTGTTCGAATGCAGCTGTTGTATCAGCAGAGGGATTGGAGGGATCAGTGGCTTCCATGATAGGTGGAGGGATCAGACCGTTACAGACTATCCGAACTCTCATATCTTCCAGGTATGGGGTGATGATAACCATGTCGTTTATCTATCTCAGCGGTGACCACAGTATCTTCTACTTTCAAAAACGCTGATAAAACACTATTGGGTTAGCTGCGGAGCCAGCTGCACCCTGCCCATCTCACCTGCAAACACACCATCCACGACCTCCATGACATCATCCTTTTCAAACCGTGATGCTACCGGAATCGGCCAGACTACATCATCACACAGCGGACACCGTTCCTCCAGCCAATATTGATCAGTCGGGAACGTCTGCCGGCAGTCCCTGCATTCGGAAAAACCATCCTCACGCATTTTGACCGGTTCGAAACTATCGTTCAAGTACATACCCTGATCTACCCACTACACTACAAAAGACACATCTGCAGAAGTCACAGATCTGACGGACCCAGCCCTCTGTCTGAAGTATAGGAATTACGGTTAATTCTATATATAAAAGAATAGAATGAAAATATATTTGACCGGTATGAATCCGTTGTACGGCGTATTGCCAATGAGGTGTCGTCGGTCATATAATACGCCGAACCGGTAAGCGAAGGTTCTGAACGTTCAGAGTTCTCCCTGCACGAATTCTCCCGAAAGTTCCTTACTTCAGACCATCCCCGACAGGTGGCGCGAACACTACTGACACGGTAGATAGCAGTCCAG
This window harbors:
- a CDS encoding twin-arginine translocation signal domain-containing protein, with protein sequence MPEKQRDLVLSNSDDSRRSFMKKGALATGALALGASGTATAQEDDGVFGDLDDAWKALIQVDNFHPNARFTFVSGVIEWSPNYGDVQDSWFSDYNTYQIRWLNTDEVVPLYVAHDANIGEYDEELGFIPDADDDQNQPQLFEMNQEWTPFSDNNRLITVNASPVGEDEEDNILDTEDWWQNTE
- a CDS encoding proteasome assembly chaperone family protein codes for the protein MTPETPDGTFYRSADFDAVAPTLIEGLPGHGLVASIAVDQITDQLGLDQYGAIRSDTLPPVASFTDGLVQDSVRVYGGSDPDIMTLQSDVPIPEDAFSDLSQCVLEELDEDFSQAIFLAGAPAQSEDQQGNVVGVATTNDLKTELEEADIALAEEDGAVSGVTGALINACYQADVPAALLLVRADPRLPDPAAARSVIENALEPLVEFDIDTSELQEKAEEIQRQKQQVAQQLQQAQGQQEEPVRGMFR
- a CDS encoding DUF7344 domain-containing protein, yielding MPTTRDTNQPKDDRREITPTQLFTAFSHERRQQTLAYLAQKPAAIALGDLAEYIAIKEEQPSYEWYERVLTDLAHCHLPHLQEAELISYDAESEIVELAVKRSVVAPYLELAGYTDA